Proteins encoded together in one Penaeus vannamei isolate JL-2024 chromosome 41, ASM4276789v1, whole genome shotgun sequence window:
- the LOC113818704 gene encoding uncharacterized protein, protein MHECPSVPSGERAPQPRATPSKAKSRFSFRRGPAGGGNENAAPVSGGAAPPWLPSAETPPKRREHFGSGVSRKSLRLVALSFRHASAQRAKGGPSPPSDSPSVFERECLNNLSPNDPEFVRRTSLRWRRKTGVAAPPQGALLRVPPAHGCLLEVPLVSSHCARFEWPTHPSQQPAFHKRVSVPQRPHDVPVALVPPSLPPHHHPFGALAAHHRDLLMRSQRRHSTEVGQRPQESSPKSCGRDPAARLQKRSLQPSRGRPSCAEDGKGAPTSRRDARRTSLRGVDDTVTEGLLKFLRGEVRHRKTHRESKKSESLKQEKSLEDNHFLTPPTPLRRLSHRLRKSLGNLKRDCDVGSQSDLSSASDLSSTSLKSCHSTLSATLSSSSSCRSDLSFRSDLSSASFSSSPSSVFSSSSSCHSDMSLLSLSSSSSRLGFHEIFVAEPEVAEMCAIMFPSEPRPEWHRHLRQVLHKAGQKIFKKPEHHDTHIPENLRYQLKQIYVY, encoded by the exons ATGCACGAGTGCCCGTCCGTGCCCAGCGGGGAGCGCGCCCCCCAGCCGAGAGCGACCCCCTCCAAGGCGAAGAGCAGGTTCAGCTTCAGGAGAGGCCCGGCGGGCGGCGGCAATGAGAACGCGGCGCCGGTGTCCGGTGGCGCCGCCCCGCCGTGGCTCCCGAGCGCGGAGACGCCGCCCAAGCGAAGGGAACACTTCGGCTCGGGCGTGAGCCGGAAGTCCCTGCGGCTCGTGGCTCTGTCCTTTCGGCACGCGTCGGCGCAGAGGGCCAAGGGGGGGCCCTCCCCGCCCTCGGACTCCCCCTCGGTGTTCGAGCGCGAGTGCCTCAACAACCTCTCGCCCAACGACCCCGAGTTCGTGCGGCGGACGTCCCTGCGCTGGCGGAGGAAGACCGGGGTCGCCGCCCCGCCGCAGGGCGCGCTCCTCCGGGTGCCCCCCGCGCACGGCTGCCTCCTCGAGGTCCCCCTCGTGTCCTCCCACTGCGCCAGGTTCGAGTGGCCGACGCACCCCAGCCAGCAGCCCGCCTTCCACAAGCGCGTGTCGGTTCCCCAGCGGCCCCACGACGTCCCCGTGGCCCTGgtgcccccgtccctccccccgcaccaccaccccttcggcgccctcgccgcccaccaCCGGGACCTTCTCATGAGGTCGCAGCGCCGACACTCCACGGAGGTCGGCCAGCGGCCCCAGGAGTCGAGTCCCAAATCCTGCGGGAGAGATCCTGCAGCGAGACTCCAGAAGCGAAGTCTGCAGCCGTCGCGAGGACGCCCTTCCTGCGCGGAAGACGGGAAGGGCGCGCCGACGTCCAGAAGAGACGCAAGGAGGACCTCCTTGCGGGGCGTCGACGACACCGTGACTGAAGGGCTTCTGAAGTTCctgaggggggaggtaaggcaCAGAAAGACGcacagagaaagcaaaaaaagcgAAAGTCTAAAACAGGAGAAAAGCCTCGAAGACAACCATTTCCTCACGCCGCCCACGCCGCTCCGCCGCCTGAGCCACCGGCTCCGCAAGTCCTTGGGAAATCTCAAGCGCGACTGCGACGTGGGGTCCCAGAGCGACCTGTCCTCGGCCAGCGACCTGTCCTCCACGTCCTTAAAATCCTGTCACAGCACTTTGTCCGCCACACTCTCGTCCTCGTCGTCCTGTCGCAGCGACCTGTCCTTCAGGAGTGACCTGTcgtccgcctccttctcctcgtcgccctcctccgtcttctcctcctcgtcctcctgccaCAGCGACATGTCTCTgctgtcgttgtcgtcgtcgtcttcgcggCTCGGCTTCCATGAGATCTTCGTGGCCGAGCCTGAGGTCGCTgaaatgtgt gcGATCATGTTCCCGTCGGAGCCGCGGCCGGAGTGGCACAGGCACCTCCGGCAGGTGCTCCACAAGGCGGGCCAGAAGATCTTCAAGAAGCCGGAACACCACGATACTCACATCCCCGAGAACTTAAGATACCAGCTCAAGCAAATATACGTGTACTAG